One genomic window of Ornithorhynchus anatinus isolate Pmale09 chromosome 10, mOrnAna1.pri.v4, whole genome shotgun sequence includes the following:
- the SSBP1 gene encoding single-stranded DNA-binding protein, mitochondrial: MLRKPVFQVLRQFVRPTSDTANNLILERSLNRVQLLGRVGQDPVMRQAEGKNPVTIFSLATNEMWRSGESETFQTGDVSQKTTWHRISVFRPGLREVAYQYVKKGARVFVEGKVDYGEYTDKNNVRRQATSIIADNIIFLSDHSKDKV; the protein is encoded by the exons ATGTTGCGAAAGCCAGTGTTTCAG GTGCTTCGGCAGTTCGTGAGGCCCACGTCGGACACAGCCAACAACCTGATTCTGGAGCGTT CGCTGAACCGTGTCCAGTTGCTTGGTCGAGTGGGCCAGGACCCGGTCATGAGGCAGGCGGAGGGGAAAAACCCGGTCACCATCTTCTCCCTGGCGACCAATGAGATGTGGCGCTCAGGGGAGAGCGAGACCTTTCAAACGG GCGATGTCAGCCAGAAGACTACGTGGCACAGGATTTCCGTCTTCAGGCCGGGCCTCAGGGAGGTAGCCTATCAGTACGTGAAAAAGGG GGCGCGCGTCTTCGTGGAAGGGAAAGTGGACTACGGCGAATACACAGATAAAAATAACGTGAGGCGACAGGCCACGTCCATCATAGCTg aTAACATTATATTTCTAAGTGATCATTCGAAAGACAAAGTGTAA